The Arachis hypogaea cultivar Tifrunner chromosome 14, arahy.Tifrunner.gnm2.J5K5, whole genome shotgun sequence genome has a segment encoding these proteins:
- the LOC112742674 gene encoding probable protein phosphatase 2C 4 codes for MGNRMGKLCVCSSDTAGEISGRFDNGITFLSDSHDKALGDSICYVRPDNSQFSRGGGGNVFSDGSATFVTFRSVSGATVSANTSSTPSTSLDDSLQQETALDSSASFESSGSFASTIMVPLQPQPHAPADEFFIHTFPKSPLNNGVSNGQIGDEKAYGYEHANNKTCGPSLKKLLSGSFLPKEKRPIFKNNGNANARVGCSTNLSDEPKFHNVVVVDDDDDDDKCNLSKGCQNLHWAHGRAGEDRLHIVICEDHGWIYVGIYDGFNGPDATDYLLNNLFYAVYEELKKIVGCQDSKSLVDGGSYFSSSFNKENNPTGNGNLKVERRNSRNCKKEVKLNAKLSEWDVLQGLSKALRITEAAFLKSSDEMIAQNPVLAMMGSCVLVMLMKGEDVYLMNVGDSRAVLATHDGNSLQLTMEHSTHVKEEVRRIWREHPDDPSAVTKGRVKGYLNVTRAFGAGFLKQPKQNNAVLETFKVNYIGDSPYITCCPSLHHYRLGPNDKFLLLSSDGIFQYFTNEEAIFKVDYFITMFPDIDPAQLLIEETLHRAAKKAGMNFHELLDIPQGERRLYHDDISVVIISLEGKIWRSTV; via the exons ATGGGTAACCGAATGGGTAAGCTCTGCGTCTGCTCCTCCGACACTGCCGGAGAAATCTCCGGCAGATTCGACAACGGGATAACCTTCCTCTCCGATTCACATGACAAAGCTCTTGGAGACTCCATCTGCTATGTGAGACCAGACAATTCTCAGTTCTCCCGTGGCGGCGGCGGCAATGTGTTTTCGGACGGCAGCGCCACCTTCGTTACTTTCCGGTCTGTGTCCGGGGCCACCGTGAGTGCAAACACGTCGTCAACGCCTTCTACCTCCCTTGATGATTCTCTTCAGCAAGAGACAGCTTTGGATTCCTCTGCTTCATTTGAGAGTTCAGGTTCCTTCGCTTCCACAATAATGGTGCCTCTGCAACCGCAACCACACGCTCCTGCTGATGAATTCTTTATTCATACCTTTCCAAAGAGCCCGTTGAATAATGGTGTCTCGAACGGTCAAATAGGTGATGAGAAAGCTTATGGTTATGAACATGCCAATAACAAAACATGTGGGCCAAGTTTGAAGAAGTTGCTGAGTGGATCGTTTCTCCCCAAGGAGAAGAGACCGATTTTCAAGAACAACGGGAATGCTAACGCCAGAGTGGGTTGTAGCACTAATTTGAGTGACGAACCAAAGTTTCATaacgttgttgttgttgatgatgatgacgacgatgaTAAGTGTAATTTGTCAAAGGGGTGTCAGAACTTACATTGGGCTCATGGTAGAGCCGGCGAGGATCGTTTACATATCGTGATTTGCGAGGATCATGGGTGGATTTATGTTGGGATTTACGATGGATTCAATGGTCCTGATGCCACTGACTATCTTCTGAACAATTTGTTTTATGCTGTTTATGAAGAACTCAAGAAGATAGTGGGTTGTCAAGATTCCAAATCGTTGGTGGATGGTGGTTCTTATTTTTCCTCAAGTTTCAATAAAGAAAACAATCCAACAGGAAATGGAAACTTGAAAGTAGAGAGAAGGAATAGCAGAAATTGCAAGAAAGAGGTGAAACTGAATGCGAAATTGAGTGAGTGGGATGTTTTGCAAGGTCTTTCGAAGGCGCTGAGGATAACGGAGGCGGCGTTTCTTAAGAGTTCAGATGAGATGATAGCTCAAAATCCGGTGTTGGCTATGATGGGTTCTTGTGTGTTGGTTATGTTGATGAAGGGGGAAGATGTGTACTTGATGAATGTTGGAGATAGCCGCGCTGTGTTGGCAACTCACGATGGGAATTCTCTTCAGCTTACTATGGAGCATAGCACTCATGTCAAAGAG GAGGTTCGTAGAATATGGAGGGAGCATCCAGATGACCCTTCTGCTGTAACTAAAGGaagggttaaaggttacttgaaTGTCACAAGGGCTTTTGGGGCCGGCTTCCTTAAGCAG CCTAAACAAAACAATGCAGTGTTGGAGACATTCAAAGTGAACTACATTGGAGACTCCCCATACATTACATGCTGCCCTTCACTCCACCACTATAGGCTCGGTCCAAATGACAAATTCCTCTTACTCTCTTCTGATGGAATTTTCCAATACTTCACCAATGAAGAAGCAATTTTTAAAGTGGACTACTTCATCACTATGTTCCCAGACATAGATCCTGCACAACTTCTCATTGAAGAAACACTGCACAGAGCAGCCAAAAAAGCTG GTATGAATTTCCATGAGTTGCTTGATATCCCACAAGGAGAAAGACGACTTTACCATGATGACATTTCTGTTGTCATAATCTCTTTGGAGGGAAAAATATGGCGTTCGACAGTATAA